The segment GAAAATGGCGAGCGTTCTGATCAGAAATTACATTTGCTGATTTGTAGAGTGTTACTCCCACTCAATGGTCCCAATAGGCTTGGGCGTGAGGTCGTAGACCACGCGGCAGATGCCCGGGACTTCGTCCAGGATACGGGCAGTGATCTTCTTGAGCAGCGCCCAATCGAGTTCCGGCACCTCGGCGGTCATGGCATCCACCGTGTTTACCGCGCGGATGATGGCGGGCCACTCGAAGGCGCGGACGCCGTCGCGGACGCCGGTGGCGCGGAAGTCGGGGATGCTCACGAAGTACTGCCACACCTTGCCCTCGAGCCCAGCGTTGTCGAACTCCTCGCGCAGAATGGCGTCGGCTTCGCGCAGCGCTTCCAGTCGATCGCGGGTGATGGCGCCGAGGCAGCGCACGCCGAGGCCGGGGCCGGGGAAGGGCTGACGGTACACCATCTCGTCGGGAAGGCCGAGTTCCTTGCCGATCACGCGCACCTCGTCCTTGTACAGCAGTTTTACGGGTTCGCACAGCTCGAATTGCAGATCGTCGGGCAGGCCGCCCACGTTGTGGTGCGCCTTCACGCCGTCGGATTCGATGATGTCGGGATAGATCGTACCCTGGGCGAGGAAGCTCACTTCGTCGCCGACTTTTCGGGCCTCTTCCTCAAACACGCGAATGAATTCAGCGCCGATGATCTTGCGCTTGGCTTCGGGCTCGGCAACCCCGTCGAGGAGCTCGAGGAAGCGATCGACGGCGTCTACGTACACGAGGTTCGCGTCGAGCTGGTTTTGGAACACATCGACGACTTGCTCGCTTTCGCCTTTGCGCATGAGGCCGTGGTTCACGTGCACGCAGATGAGTTGCTTGCCGATGGCCTTGATGAGCAATGCCGCGACAACCGATGAATCCACGCCGCCCGAGAGGGCCAGAAGCACCTTCTTATCGCCGACCTGATTCTGTATGGCAGAAACCTGTTCGTCGATGAACGCTTGTGCTTGTTCGGGTGTGGTGATTCGTTCCATGTCGTCGGTACGCTTGTTCGGGTCCATTCGTGCTCCTTCTCGTATCCGATGATGTTTTGGAAGATTATACGGGATATGATGCACGTTGGTATGCAGGTCGTTTGTTCTTTTTGGCGACGCGCCGATCCGATTGGGTACACCGTTTCCCCGCGATGGCGCAAAGCCCGTCGCGGGCACGGGCTTGTACGTGCGCGATGCGCCAAAGGCTGCTCGGCAGCTACCGCAGGGGTTCGATCGAGACGATGTTTTTAATCGGGAGCACCCAGCGCGTGCCTTCCGGCACGGTGAACGAGGCGTATGCGCTTTCGGCCAGCACACAGTAATCGTCGATGTCGAGGATGCGAACCGTGTCCTTGCTGCCCGTGCTAAACGTCATCTTGACACAGGATCCCACCGCATCGCGCAAGCTGTCGGTGGACGTGCCCTTTGGCGAGCCGACGCTGCGCACGAGACTCCTGAGCTTTCCGTACATGCAGAACAACGCGATAACGATCAGGAAAAGCCAGAAATTCGTCCAACTACTCGCATCCATCGAACGTGCTCTCTTTCTGCTCGTGTCGGCCATCGGCGTTCGGCGGCGCAACGATCTGGAATCCGGCAATCGAGCTCATGTCGACAAGCTCGACCACGCGACCTTTGCGCGGGCGGTCGTATTCGACGCGTACCCAATCGGTATCCGCATCGAGCACCCGAACGACGCCATCGAAGCCAGAGTCTGCCATGAGCAAGCCGGAGGTGAGCGCGATTCGGCATTGCGAACCCTCGAGCGACTTCAGTACATGGGTATCGATCTCGCCGTCGCTTCCGCTGTCCTCGGCGATCGTCACGTCGATTTCGTCATTAACCAGATCGTCGAGACTGATGCGGTAGAGGGCAGCGAGGTCTATCGCTTTGCCTATGTCGGGTGCGCTCGATCCGCTTTCCCAGTTCGAGATGGTTTGCCGCGAGACAGAAAGCGCAATCGCCACATCCTGCTGGCTCATCCCGCTTTTCCTACGCAGCTTCATAAGCTTCTCGCCTAACACGTGTGCGGTCCTTTCTCGCTGGTGCGTGCGGTTTTCATTATTCCAGACGCGCCCATGCCGATGCCGGCAAATATCATTGGAATCTTGTCCAATCTTTCTTCCATTGTGCAAATCGAGAGATGCGGCATCGTTCTGCGAAAAACTTCCAGCATTGACAACCATCTTCTTCAGAATTATATTACAACTGTTATATAACAGATGTAATGTAAGGAAGTGGGCCATGCCTAAACAGTGGGTAGCGCGGGAGACGGTGCTCGATGCGGCGCTTTCGATACTGCGTGAAAAGGGGGAAGCGGCCTTGAGCGCACGAGCCGTCGCCGAGGCGGCGGGTTGCTCGGTGCAGCCGATTTACAGCCTGTTCGACGATATGACGGGTTTGGTCGCGGAGCTGTACGACCACGCGCGGGCGTGGGTTGCTGCGTACAACCTCGATCATGCGCATGACGGGGCGAACCTCTTCGAATCGAACGGCTTCTCGCATCTGCGGCTCGCGAAGACCGAGACCAACCTGTTCCGTTTCCTCTACCTTTCGCCCCATATGCGACCCCGGGGATTCGAAGAGCTGTTTCAGAGCGTGGCGCTCGACGGGGTCGTGGAGTGCATCCAGGATCTGGGACATCTATCGGCCGAAGCCGCTCACGAGCTGTATCTCAACATGATTGTCTACACGCACGGCATGGCTGCCATGATCGCGTGCGGCGCTCGGTTCACCGAGCAGGAGCTGCACGAACGGATCGACCGGTCTTTCCGGGCATTCGTTCGGCAGGTTCGAGAAAGAGGGGACGAGGTATGAGCGTGCACGCGGAGCCGACGTCCAAAGCGAAAGGGCGCGGCAGCCAAAGCCGTGCGGGGAAGCGCCAGCAAGTACGCCGTTTGGTATTGCTCGTATCGTTTCTCCTGTTCCCGATCACCATATTCTACTTCTCGCCGGTGCTTAGCGTCAGCGGGGCGCTTGAAGGCGTGGTCGCTGGAAGCATCATCGTGTTTGCGCTGCAGTTCTTATTCTCCTTCGTGTTCGGCCGTGCGTTTTGCGGATGGATGTGCCCGAGCGGCGGTTTGCAGGAGATTGCCGCAACGGTGAACAGCAAGCCTGCGAAGCTTGCATGGCGGCGTTTCATCAAGTATGCGATCTGGATACCGTGGGTCGCCTCGATTGTGGTCTGCGCGTGGATCGCGGGCGGTTTTGCGGTTGTCGATCCGGTGTACCACACGCCGGGAGGCATTTCGGCAAACAGCCCCTTAGGCCTTGGGATATACTTTGGCATCGTAGCGCTCTTCTTCATTCCCAACCTGTTTCTCGGAAGGCGCGCCATGTGCCACTACATCTGCTGGATGGCCCCCTTCATGGTGCTCGGCGAGAAGCTCGGAAGGCTTATTCGCCTACCTCAGCTGGGTATCGATGCAAAGCCCGAAGCATGCGTGTCATGCGGTGCATGCACGAAGGCATGCCCGATGAGCCTTGATGTTTCGACGCTGCTCGAGAAGGGGAGCATCGCCGATGCCGAATGCATTCAATGCGCCGAGTGCGCCGACTCGTGTCCGAAACACGTGCTCAAGCTGACGATTCGATCCCGAAGACGGTGACGTGCATGTCTGATTGGAATGAGCTCGTTCGCGAACCCGACAGCCTCGATGCGTGGCCCGAGCCCGCCGTTGCCTCTATGGTGCTCCATTGGCGGCATCTTGGCGTTGAGGGGCGGCCGAAGACCCAAAAAGTCGCGCTCTGAAGGCGTCGGTATCATGATACCGAAATACGCCGTTCTAAGTGTCAGTAAAACACCAGTTCGGGGGCTTACATATTCGAGATGTTCGTAACCGCTTCCCGCAAACGTGCCCAGTGGCGCTTCGATCCGGCGCAAAACCCTTCACAGCGCGACTTTTTGGGCTTTGGCACTGGATTTCGGGCACTGTAGTTTCCGCGGCACGCCCCAGCTGCGAGAAAATCGGCTCATGGTATACTCGCGGGCAGATGCGTGATGCGAGCAGGCGCGGGTGTGCGGTAGGCGGGTGCGACCACGGGTTGTCCGCCTACGGGGGCTCGGCTGCGAAAAGCGCGGGTGTGCGGCGCGGATGGGTTTGAACGGGTACTTGGCGAGGGCGTGTGTGAGCGAGTGTTTCCGCGAAGGCGAGAGCGAGGAGGCGTATGGATCACGGGTTTCTGCCAGTAACCAGGCAGGAGATGCTCGATCGGGGGTGGGATGCGGTCGATTTCGTGTACGTGTCGGGCGATGCGTACGTGGACCATCCGTCGTTCGGCAGTGCCATCATCACGCGGCTCCTAGAAGCCAACGGCTACAAGGTCGGGTTCATCGCGCAGCCCGACTGGACCGACGAACGGAGTATCGCCGTGTTCGGTGA is part of the Raoultibacter phocaeensis genome and harbors:
- the guaA gene encoding glutamine-hydrolyzing GMP synthase, which produces MDPNKRTDDMERITTPEQAQAFIDEQVSAIQNQVGDKKVLLALSGGVDSSVVAALLIKAIGKQLICVHVNHGLMRKGESEQVVDVFQNQLDANLVYVDAVDRFLELLDGVAEPEAKRKIIGAEFIRVFEEEARKVGDEVSFLAQGTIYPDIIESDGVKAHHNVGGLPDDLQFELCEPVKLLYKDEVRVIGKELGLPDEMVYRQPFPGPGLGVRCLGAITRDRLEALREADAILREEFDNAGLEGKVWQYFVSIPDFRATGVRDGVRAFEWPAIIRAVNTVDAMTAEVPELDWALLKKITARILDEVPGICRVVYDLTPKPIGTIEWE
- a CDS encoding helix-turn-helix transcriptional regulator gives rise to the protein MLGEKLMKLRRKSGMSQQDVAIALSVSRQTISNWESGSSAPDIGKAIDLAALYRISLDDLVNDEIDVTIAEDSGSDGEIDTHVLKSLEGSQCRIALTSGLLMADSGFDGVVRVLDADTDWVRVEYDRPRKGRVVELVDMSSIAGFQIVAPPNADGRHEQKESTFDGCE
- a CDS encoding TetR/AcrR family transcriptional regulator; this translates as MPKQWVARETVLDAALSILREKGEAALSARAVAEAAGCSVQPIYSLFDDMTGLVAELYDHARAWVAAYNLDHAHDGANLFESNGFSHLRLAKTETNLFRFLYLSPHMRPRGFEELFQSVALDGVVECIQDLGHLSAEAAHELYLNMIVYTHGMAAMIACGARFTEQELHERIDRSFRAFVRQVRERGDEV
- a CDS encoding 4Fe-4S binding protein yields the protein MSVHAEPTSKAKGRGSQSRAGKRQQVRRLVLLVSFLLFPITIFYFSPVLSVSGALEGVVAGSIIVFALQFLFSFVFGRAFCGWMCPSGGLQEIAATVNSKPAKLAWRRFIKYAIWIPWVASIVVCAWIAGGFAVVDPVYHTPGGISANSPLGLGIYFGIVALFFIPNLFLGRRAMCHYICWMAPFMVLGEKLGRLIRLPQLGIDAKPEACVSCGACTKACPMSLDVSTLLEKGSIADAECIQCAECADSCPKHVLKLTIRSRRR